In Acropora palmata chromosome 7, jaAcrPala1.3, whole genome shotgun sequence, one genomic interval encodes:
- the LOC141885943 gene encoding solute carrier family 35 member G1-like isoform X1 yields the protein MLLCIRGVAGTLALCCQFYAFQRMPLADATVIVFSSPVFTGVLAHFLLEEKWSWFDALATLLCFTGVVLIARPTFLFLRPTGVVANERNWEQVTASLVALCGAILTSIALIAIRKLKGVRTLVPVFYVGISSVVFTTGAILVSGSFQSVICGRSHEWFLLVLGFCGLGGQALLTRSLQLERAGVVALIRTLDIAFAFILQLLFLGYTANIYSIVGAALVLGCNVLVILNRAGFMQKNVTEKNDDFPSERKALIGFRKRQLYGKDVGKHH from the exons ATGCTTTTATGCATTCGTGGGGTGGCAGGAACTCTGGCACTCTGTTGCCAGTTTTACGCCTTTCAACGCATGCCCTTGGCGGATGCAACAGTTATTGTCTTTTCCTCACCCGTATTTACTGGCGTTCTGGCGCACTTCTTACTGGAAGAAAAATGGAGCTGGTTTGATGCGCTGGCCACGTTACTTTGTTTCACTGGGGTGGTGTTGATAGCAAGGCCAACATTCCTGTTTTTACGACCCACAGGCGTCGTCGCAAATGAAAGGAATTGGGAACAG GTTACCGCTAGCCTAGTTGCCCTATGCGGGGCCATTTTAACTTCCATTGCGTTGATTGCAATCAGAAAGCTTAAAGGCGTCAGGACTTTGGTCCCAGTTTTCTACGTGGGCATTTCAAGCGTGGTCTTCACAACAGGGGCTATCCTAGTATCAGGCTCTTTCCAAAGTGTCATATGCGGACGCTCACACGAATGGTTCCTTTTGGTGCTCGGTTTTTGCGGCCTTG GAGGTCAGGCACTCCTTACCAGATCGTTGCAGTTGGAGAGGGCAGGTGTGGTTGCTCTCATCCGAACACTGGACATTGCCTTTGCCTTCATCCTGCAGCTGCTCTTCTTGGGCTACACTGCTAACATTTACAGCATCGTGGGCGCGGCGCTAGTGTTGGGTTGCAACGTGCTGGTCATTTTGAATCGCGCTGGTTTTATGCAAAAGAAcgtcacagaaaaaaatgacgacTTTCCAAGCGAAAGAAAAGCCCTCATTGGATTCAGGAAACGACAGTTGTATGGAAAAGATGTGGGAAAACATCATTAG
- the LOC141885943 gene encoding solute carrier family 35 member G1-like isoform X2, which translates to MKGIGNRKLKGVRTLVPVFYVGISSVVFTTGAILVSGSFQSVICGRSHEWFLLVLGFCGLGGQALLTRSLQLERAGVVALIRTLDIAFAFILQLLFLGYTANIYSIVGAALVLGCNVLVILNRAGFMQKNVTEKNDDFPSERKALIGFRKRQLYGKDVGKHH; encoded by the exons ATGAAAGGAATTGGGAACAG AAAGCTTAAAGGCGTCAGGACTTTGGTCCCAGTTTTCTACGTGGGCATTTCAAGCGTGGTCTTCACAACAGGGGCTATCCTAGTATCAGGCTCTTTCCAAAGTGTCATATGCGGACGCTCACACGAATGGTTCCTTTTGGTGCTCGGTTTTTGCGGCCTTG GAGGTCAGGCACTCCTTACCAGATCGTTGCAGTTGGAGAGGGCAGGTGTGGTTGCTCTCATCCGAACACTGGACATTGCCTTTGCCTTCATCCTGCAGCTGCTCTTCTTGGGCTACACTGCTAACATTTACAGCATCGTGGGCGCGGCGCTAGTGTTGGGTTGCAACGTGCTGGTCATTTTGAATCGCGCTGGTTTTATGCAAAAGAAcgtcacagaaaaaaatgacgacTTTCCAAGCGAAAGAAAAGCCCTCATTGGATTCAGGAAACGACAGTTGTATGGAAAAGATGTGGGAAAACATCATTAG
- the LOC141885672 gene encoding uncharacterized protein LOC141885672, giving the protein MGRKRALKQGNQTDFFDSESGRILASLGVPDCGTSNLQAEIDFIREVFPAQSRDDITLVLQSCDYDVEKAIACFEDDEANNILKEWNTQGKKSKNGRKNRVKQPEDGETCCDEAQVEKNDMKMSPNGFEDSTGTSKDDQKESMPASAMALDIPTSSEDALHSPSLSSSEVPLPSCNTSQPLNDVSDLELATKNLPSSPAQNSSTHLKYERMLSTGPDALKKTIKDLTRSSVSLPRFQLLLEEECDESFKTITETFKALKQCLTDRESQLLVQLEEFKKQAVELLEKRQENAAALKLKSDRVGGMTEPEVVQLRNEIKNFVTERKIDEELAKTTRFVADKEQLLTTIKNFGRVAPIKSCYSPVTLNPPSLPSKKAEMKPNSKKEQEEVKAVDSSVPENTAVLPIALPTTENSVNGVSAHKVLQEVAELHAKLQASLVQQGLSSAGNSQGQKQSRSDNKKNKPNSAVLTHSQQQTQSQRPQTTGAQGQLKREPILKNENRAKRQSEEPRGQHQGKSYQYGGNSRRGNQGQPRNNRYETLKGKKEVPKGEDPKQIDDKISQSDNNNGQLKQPESNHKVFSQSDNKNELVRDSRGERNRSRNRRWGRQGAYESVYERGPSKEPEERINNGAQDKSLSQESPVGKGPLGKEKKTETSEGNNSQINASSVSENKDSALVVKDKKEHNSISQPQNVAINGMDPHSASNLTEPSGVKTHNGESTVKKALPQRQERGSRRRGAQRHLKDGPNSSSPPNENLNGTMPVENGVGHFSKEEKNGVEKMVQDAPHKKSPKKESKINSYVAKENGKDFDKAKNTSGLNGHAHVKDSEDSVRR; this is encoded by the exons ATGGGGAGGAAAAGAGCGTTGAAGCAAG GAAATCAAACAGACTTTTTCGACTCGGAAAGTGGTCGAATTCTTGCAAGCTTGGGTGTCCCTGATTGTGGGACCTCCAATCTTCAGGCAGAG ATCGACTTCATTCGCGAAGTTTTTCCAGCGCAAAGCCGAGATGACATAACGCTTGTATTACAGTCCTGCGACTACGACGTTGAAAAAGCAATTGCTTGCTTCGAGGACG ATGAAGccaataatattttgaaagagtGGAATactcaaggaaaaaaatccaag aatggaagGAAAAATAGGGTGAAGCAACCCGAAGATGGGGAAACTTGCTGTGATGAAGCTCAAGTGGAGAAGAATGATATGAAAATGTCACCAAATGGCTTTGAAG ATTCAACAGGCACGTCTAAGGATGACCAAAAAGAATCAATGCCTGCATCAGCGATGGCATTAGACATTCCCACATCATCTGAGGATGCACTTCATTCGCCCTCACTGTCGAGCTCCGAGGTTCCCCTTCCTTCTTGTAACACCAGTCAGCCATTAAATGATGTCTCAGACCTTGAGCTGGCAACAAAAAACTTGCCCAGTAGTCCTGCTCAGAACTCCTCAACGCATTTGAAGTATGAAAGGATGTTATCTACTGGCCCAGATGCTCTCAAGAAGACCATTAAGGATCTAACGCGATCTAGTGTTTCTCTTCCAAGATTTCAACTACTTTTAGAAGAG GAATGTGATGAATCTTTCAAGACAATCACTGAGACATTTAAAGCACTAAAACAATG ccTCACAGACCGTGAATCACAGCTTCTTGTTCAATTGGAGGAATTTAAGAAGCAGGCTG TGGAGTTGCTGGAAAAGAGACAGGAGAATGCAGCTGCTTTGAAGCTGAAATCAGATCGTGTTGGAGGAATGACAGAGCCTGAAGTTGTACAGTTAAGAAATGAAATCAAG AATTTTGTTACTGAGAGGAAAATTGATGAGGAACTGGCAAAAACGACCCGTTTTGTAGCAGACAAGGAACAGCTGTTGACAACAATAAAGAATTTTGGCAGAG TTGCACCTATCAAAAGCTGCTATAGCCCTGTGACTTTAAACCCTCCTTCACTACCGAGCAAGAAGGCTGAAATGAAGCCCAACAGTAAAAAGGAACAAGAAGAAGTTAAAGCAGTTGATTCATCAGTACCTGAGAACACTGCTGTGCTTCCAATTGCATTACCAACAACAGAGAATTCTGTCAATGGTGTATCTGCCCACAAGGTGCTTCAGGAAGTGGCTGAATTACATGCAAAGCTTCAGGCTTCTCTGGTGCAACAG GGCTTGTCATCTGCTGGAAATTCACAGG GACAAAAGCAATCAAGATCTGACAACAAAAAGAACAAGCCAAACTCAGCTGTGCTGACACATAGCCAGCAGCAAACACAGTCTCAAAGACCTCAAACAACTGGTGCACAAGGTCAGTTGAAGAGAGAACCAAttttaaagaatgaaaacagagCAAAGAGGCAGTCAGAAGAGCCTAGGGGCCAACATCAAGGAAAGAGTTATCAGTATGGTGGAAATTCTAGAAGAGGTAATCAAGGTCAGCCAAGGAATAATAGATATGAGACTTTAAAGGGAAAGAAAGAGGTACCAAAAGGAGAGGATCCCAAGCAAATTGATGACAAAATATCTCAAAGTGATAATAACAATGGACAGTTGAAACAACCAGAGTCAAATCACAAAGTCTTTTCACAATCTGATAATAAGAATGAGCTGGTAAGGGATAGCAGAGGTGAGAGAAATCGCAGCAGGAACCGAAGATGGGGGAGACAAGGAGCTTATGAGAGTGTTTATGAGAGGGGACCATCCAAGGAACCAGAAGAGAGGATCAATAATGGTGCCCAAGATAAAAGTCTTTCTCAAGAAAGTCCTGTGGGAAAAGGTCCTcttggaaaggaaaagaagacaGAGACAAGCGAAGGAAATAATTCTCAAATCAATGCATCCTCTGTGAGTGAAAACAAGGACAGTGCCTTGGTTGTAAAGGATAAAAAAGAACACAACAGCATATCTCAGCCACAAAATGTGGCTATTAATGGGATGGATCCACATTCAGCAAGCAATTTGACAGAGCCAAGTGGTGTGAAGACCCATAATGGAGAAAGTACAGTTAAAAAGGCACTACCACAAAGGCAAGAAAGGGGCTCTAGAAGGAGGGGTGCACAAAGGCATTTAAAAGATGGACCTAATTCTAGCTCACcaccaaatgaaaacttgaatGGGACCATGCCAGTTGAAAATGGAGTTGGTCATTTTAGCAAGGAAGAAAAGAATGGTGTGGAGAAGATGGTACAGGATGCACCACATAAGAAATCACCcaagaaagaaagtaaaataaatagcTATGTAGCTAAAGAAAATGGGAAAGACTTTGATAAAGCTAAAAATACATCTGGATTGAATGGACATGCCCATGTTAAAGACAGTGAAGACAGTGTGAGAAGGTGA
- the LOC141885674 gene encoding neuralized-like protein 4, translating into MPVAHEKWAIGLHDRHGRYITLSNNNRRATREGDTYDHGMVFSDRALHIGEVFQLKIEELESKWAGSLRFGITTRNPNCPHTRIVRAATDLFTPDGKDYWMLSGTRIHNGEMEKEYNFSIHSLKINDRIGVQVTSGGNLNYFVNGVNQGTAMSGIPSKKEIFGVFDVYGRTKQVSMKYFGVEALEELCKSNILKLVKDKDKLDGLPLPKILIDFLKE; encoded by the exons ATGCCTGTTGCTCACGAGaaatgggctataggcttgcATGACCGTCATGGACGCTATATAACTTTGTCAAATAACAATCGGAGAGCCACTCGTGAAGGTGACACCTACGACCATGGTATGGTGTTCAGTGATAGAGCTCTTCACATTGGCGAGGTTTTCCAGCTGAAAATCGAGGAACTAGAATCCAAATGGGCAGGATCACTG AGATTTGGAATCACAACAAGAAATCCCAACTGTCCACACACAAGGATTGTACGTGCGGCAACAGATTTGTTTACTCCAGATGGCAAGGATTACTGGATGTTGTCTGGTACTCGTATCCACAATggagaaatggaaaaagaatATAATTTTAGTATTCATTcacttaaaattaatgaccgTATAGGAGTTCAGGTAACAAGTGGTGGCAACTTAAACTATTTTGTCAATGGAGTTAATCAAGGAACAGCAATGTCTGGAATAccatcaaaaaaagaaatattcgGTGTATTTGATGTTTATGGTAGGACTAAGCAAGTCTCAATGAAATACTTTGGAG tgGAAGCACTTGAAGAACTTTGCAAGtctaatattttaaaattggtCAAGGATAAGGATAAATTAGATGGGTTACCTTTACCAAAGATTCTTATAGACTTTTTAAAAGagtga